A stretch of Kaistella flava (ex Peng et al. 2021) DNA encodes these proteins:
- a CDS encoding energy transducer TonB yields the protein MKKLVLLLTLLISGFVFSQESTKDAYAITEQMAEFPDGGLQNFRKMIADNFREKKVRGQGKESCELQFVIERDGSITDIKAIGTNESFNKEAIRALSKIKTKWVPAKIDNQPVRYRYRVPLNLDFN from the coding sequence ATGAAAAAACTCGTTTTATTACTTACACTTCTTATCTCCGGGTTTGTTTTTTCGCAAGAAAGTACAAAAGATGCTTATGCCATTACCGAACAAATGGCTGAATTCCCAGACGGCGGTTTGCAAAATTTCCGCAAAATGATTGCAGATAATTTCAGAGAAAAAAAAGTTAGAGGTCAGGGAAAAGAATCTTGTGAACTCCAATTTGTGATCGAAAGAGACGGATCCATTACTGATATAAAAGCAATCGGAACAAATGAAAGTTTTAACAAAGAAGCAATTCGTGCCCTTTCTAAAATAAAAACAAAGTGGGTTCCAGCTAAAATTGACAATCAACCAGTTCGATACCGATATCGAGTTCCTTTAAATCTGGATTTTAACTAG
- a CDS encoding energy transducer TonB, translating to MKKKQFLIIFLFFSSFFFAQKTTKTSPLPNRDVILEGEVIPATFPEGNEAFSQLVYSGFITENIDCNQSGMQRTRIEFIIERNGALMDVKATGSNQKLNKEAIRVVRSIQQRWNPATLDGANVRSHFTQYFTIVCE from the coding sequence ATGAAGAAAAAACAATTTTTAATTATATTTCTATTTTTTAGTTCATTCTTTTTCGCCCAGAAAACTACTAAAACTTCTCCACTACCGAATAGAGATGTAATATTAGAGGGTGAGGTAATTCCAGCCACTTTTCCAGAGGGTAACGAAGCATTCAGCCAATTGGTTTATTCTGGTTTTATAACTGAAAATATTGACTGCAACCAAAGTGGCATGCAAAGAACAAGGATTGAATTTATTATAGAAAGAAATGGTGCTCTAATGGATGTAAAAGCAACTGGCAGCAATCAAAAACTTAACAAAGAAGCAATTCGAGTGGTGAGATCAATCCAACAAAGATGGAATCCAGCAACTCTTGATGGAGCAAATGTAAGATCGCACTTCACGCAGTATTTTACGATCGTCTGCGAATAA